The window CTGAACCCATTGATTCTCACGCACCCGCCCGACCGAGGGTTCTCATCCCGCCGGTGTGACCGTCGCCCGTGATTGCAAACCGAATCACGACTATCATCATGCGACACCTGCCACGTGACGTCGCCCAGCGTGACGTTACGGGAAATTTGCAATCCTCGACCACTTATGCCCGCCGTGTCGCAAAGCACAGAACTCAACCACGTTCACGCACCCATTGAATCGCCCCCAACGCGAAACAACGAAATGAAATCAATCGCTCAATTCCTCTTTGTACTTCTCATCACACTCAGTGTTCAAACGAGCTCCTCGGCGGCCGAACGCCCCAACGTCATTCTGATCTTTGCTGATGACCTCGGACCCGGCATGCTCGGGTGCTATGGCCAGGATGTCGTCACGACGCCGAACATCGATCGCTTGGCGCGCGAAGGCATGAAGTTCAACAACTATTACGGTGGCGTCTACTGTGCTCCCGCCCGCTGGACTTTGCTAACCGGAATGCACGACGGACGTAACGGCGGTTGGGCTCAGAACCGAGCTGGATTGCCGATCTGGCGTGATGCGGGTCAGATCACGGAAGAGGAATATCAAAAGCGAATGGAGAAACACAAAGCCAACTCCAATCCGATCGCCGACGGCGAAGTGTTCCTCGCGCAAGTGGCTCAGCAGGCTGGATACAAAACCGCTCAATTCGGGAAACTGGATCGCGGCTTTTTGACTTGGAACGAGCGTGTCCAACGTTTCGGATGGGACTTCCACGAAGGTTACTACGATCATCAACGGTGCCATGGTTTCTACCCGCCTTACCTTTGGCGAAACGGCGAACGATTTGATTTGCCAGGCAACACGATGGCAGATTGTGGCAAGACCAGCGAGAAAGGCGATGAACCGGTCGGTTATGGCGGCGAGACCTACTCGCAGAACGTTTTTATCGCAGGCATTTTGAAATACCTGCGTTCCAACCACGACCAACCCTTCTTTCTCTATCACCCGACTCAACTGCCACATGGCCCGGTCGCG of the Rhodopirellula baltica SH 1 genome contains:
- a CDS encoding arylsulfatase, with the protein product MKSIAQFLFVLLITLSVQTSSSAAERPNVILIFADDLGPGMLGCYGQDVVTTPNIDRLAREGMKFNNYYGGVYCAPARWTLLTGMHDGRNGGWAQNRAGLPIWRDAGQITEEEYQKRMEKHKANSNPIADGEVFLAQVAQQAGYKTAQFGKLDRGFLTWNERVQRFGWDFHEGYYDHQRCHGFYPPYLWRNGERFDLPGNTMADCGKTSEKGDEPVGYGGETYSQNVFIAGILKYLRSNHDQPFFLYHPTQLPHGPVAIPELHPDFADHPTMSLAEKKYASMVKMLDDHVGLIMKELVTLGIDDNTIVLFTSDNGHELYYGPKPSYKTQTLPSGEPANLTDKKWRSSECGDIFDGAGGRAGLKRSGYQGGMQCPMIVRWPGKIEPGSENNLLTAHYDFLATLADLVGEQKPKGKDGISYLPTLLGQPQTERHDHVVINNNFTAMGSRALITGEGLKLVEANRKKGIFQLYDLTTDNEERTNLASGYPEKVAELKQILMLEIDSPRPDLQ